A stretch of Henckelia pumila isolate YLH828 chromosome 4, ASM3356847v2, whole genome shotgun sequence DNA encodes these proteins:
- the LOC140863353 gene encoding biotin carboxyl carrier protein of acetyl-CoA carboxylase 1, chloroplastic has protein sequence MATSFGAANATAASVAENARKSSPYLPLCRRHLCRSASSDKISFCFPAKPKLRLSSKGLRSAWNCSTVVRAQLNEVAVDESSKGASSNPVKPEASPAEVKDVNLSKEAPSVSLASEESISEFMNQVSNLVKLVDSKDIVELQLKQLDCELLIRKKEALAPPPSAPVTYIQSLPQPSVPLPIPAAASPSPAPVPVPVPTPATAIVPTPPKIQPSKSSHPPLKSPMAGTLYRSPAPGEPPFVQVGSKVQKGQVLCIIEAMKLMNEIEADQSGTIVEILAEDGKPVSVDTPLFVIEP, from the exons ATGGCGACTTCGTTTGGAGCAGCGAATGCGACGGCGGCCTCCGTGGCGGAGAATGCGCGTAAATCCTCACCTTATCTGCCGCTATGCCGCCGCCATTTGTGCCGCAGTGCGTCCTCCGACAAGATTTCCTTCTGCTTCCCTGCCAAGCCTAAGCTCCGTCTCTCTTCCAAG GGTTTGCGGTCTGCTTGGAATTGCTCTACTGTAGTGAGAGCCCAATTGAACGAG GTTGCCGTGGATGAATCCTCAAAAGGTGCATCCTCAAATCCTGTCAAGCCGGAGGCTTCACCTGCCGAAGTCAAGGATGTCAATTTATCAAAGGAAGCTCCATCTGTCTCATTGGCATCAGAAGAATCAATATCTGAATTTATGAATCAAGTTTCAAATCTTGTCAA GTTGGTTGATTCTAAGGATATTGTGGAACTGCAGTTGAAACAACTTGATTGTGAACTTTTAATACGTAAAAAGGAGGCCTTGGCTCCACCTCCTTCTGCTCCTGTCACATACATTCAATCACTACCTCAGCCTTCTGTACCGCTTCCCATCCCAGCTGCAGCCTCTCCTTCACCAGCACCAGTACCAGTACCAGTACCAACACCAGCAACAGCAATAGTACCTACTCCACCTAAAATTCAACCATCCAAGTCATCTCATCCACCTCTTAAATCTCCCATGGCTGGAACCCTCTACCGAAGTCCAGCACCTGGTGAACCACCATTTGTTCAG GTTGGGTCTAAGGTACAGAAGGGACAGGTTCTGTGCATCATCGAGGCCAtgaaattgatgaatgaaatagAA GCTGATCAGTCTGGAACCATAGTCGAGATCCTTGCAGAAGATGGCAAGCCAGTCAGTGTTGACACC CCCCTATTTGTGATTGAACCCTAG
- the LOC140866782 gene encoding protein TIC 20-II, chloroplastic, with protein sequence MASLPTLRLAHSPHTLLKPTVRSFPPPSNLRHHTKKSSTTTKCSYTPTPATDRLISAASYFLPFFNGLQYGRFLFSKYPFLAAPMEPLIPLLSLYHSVPYASFVTFFGLYLGVVRNPNLSRYARFNALQALVLDVMLAVPVLLQRIFSPGRSGIALKVTAWAHSGLFVFVTCCFVYGLVYSIIGKTPYLPFVAEAAGRQLD encoded by the coding sequence ATGGCGTCCCTCCCAACCCTCCGCCTCGCTCACTCCCCCCACACCCTCCTCAAACCCACCGTCCGGAGTTTCCCGCCGCCGTCGAACCTCCGCCACCATACCAAGAAATCCTCCACCACCACGAAGTGCTCCTACACTCCCACCCCGGCCACCGACCGCCTAATCTCCGCCGCCTCATACTTCCTCCCCTTCTTCAACGGCCTCCAGTACGGGCGCTTCCTCTTCAGCAAATACCCCTTCCTCGCCGCCCCCATGGAGCCCCTCATCCCTCTCCTCTCCCTCTACCACTCCGTCCCCTACGCCAGCTTCGTCACCTTCTTCGGCCTGTACCTCGGCGTCGTCAGGAACCCTAATCTGAGCCGGTACGCCCGGTTCAACGCGCTGCAGGCGCTGGTTCTGGATGTGATGCTGGCCGTGCCGGTGCTGCTACAGAGGATATTTTCTCCCGGGAGGAGCGGCATCGCGCTGAAGGTGACCGCGTGGGCCCACAGCGGGCTCTTCGTGTTCGTCACGTGCTGTTTCGTGTACGGGCTGGTGTACAGCATAATCGGGAAGACTCCATATTTGCCGTTTGTGGCGGAGGCGGCGGGGCGGCAGCTGGACTGA
- the LOC140865184 gene encoding membrane-associated protein VIPP1, chloroplastic-like produces the protein MAARAPITGMNMATSTATPTSNRGVTIVKLQSFSSRHAFFGRGVGTPKYSGIRLRSSSRSRCRTGRVGALGTQMNLFDRFTRVVKSYANAVISTFEDPEKILEQTVIEMNDDLVKLRQATAQVLASQKQLENKYKAAQQASEDWYRRAQLALGKGDEDLAREALKRRKSYADNATALKTQLDQQKGVVDNLVSNTRLLESKIQEAKSKKDTLKARAQSAKTATKVSEMLGNVNTSSALSAFERMEEKVLAMESKSEALNQLTSDELEGKFAMLETSSVDDDLAALKKQLSGSTKKGELPEGRTPVSTSSALKFQDPEVEKELNELRRKAKEY, from the exons ATGGCAGCAAGAGCGCCAATCACAGGGATGAACATGGCTACTTCTACTGCTACTCCCACTTCCAACAGAGGTGTAACTATTGTAAAGCTACAATCTTTCAGTTCCAGACATGCTTTCTTTGGCCGTGGAG TGGGCACTCCAAAATATTCTGGAATACGTCTACGTAGTTCAAGTAGATCTAGATGTAGGACTGGTAGAGTGGGTGCTCTTGGTACTCAAATGAACCTTTTTGATCGGTTTACTAGAGTTGTCAAG TCATATGCAAATGCTGTCATAAGCACCTTTGAGGACCCGGAGAAAATATTGGAGCAAACTGTAATTGAAATGAATGATGATTTGGTCAAGTTGCGTCAAGCTACAGCACAA GTTTTGGCTTCTCAAAAGCAGTTGGAGAACAAATATAAAGCTGCCCAACAAGCTTCTGAAGATTG GTATCGTAGAGCGCAACTTGCTCTTGGGAAGGGTGATGAGGATCTTGCTCGTGAAGCTCTTAAGCGGAGAAAATCTTATGCT GATAATGCAACTGCATTGAAGACTCAGCTTGATCAGCAGAAAGGTGTAGTTGATAACCTTGTCTCCAACACAAGG CTGCTGGAAAGCAAAATACAAGAAGCGAAGTCTAAAAAAGATACGCTTAAAGCAAGAGCTCAATCTGCGAA GACTGCAACAAAAGTGAGTGAGATGTTGGGGAATGTAAATACAAGCAGTGCTTTGTCAGCTTTCGAAAGGATGGAGGAAAAAG TTTTGGCAATGGAATCTAAGTCGGAAGCGCTTAACCAGCTTACTAGTGACGAACTTGAAGGAAAG TTTGCCATGTTAGAAACTTCTTCGGTTGATGACGACCTTGCTGCCTTGAAGAAACAATTATCTGGGAGCACAAAG AAAGGAGAGCTTCCGGAAGGGAGAACGCCGGTGAGCACAAGCTCCGCATTAAAGTTTCAAGATCCGGAAGTTGAAAAGGAACTGAATGAACTAAGGCGAAAGGCCAAAGAATACTAG
- the LOC140866338 gene encoding uncharacterized protein has product MPKFPPFSTNNSKMSTLHHPFFIALSMILALTPAMAGEMLSPGDPHSSPARSFYDVLKSNGLPMGIFPKGISDFSLDPDSGRFELHLLPPSPCDAKFETRVRYTFNISGFVNYGKIANLSGVAAQELFLWLPVKGIQVDVPSSGLIYFDVGVVFKQFSLSFFEEPKDCNAVEEGDAHGNDVFFFNDHGRIAEHESGNSWRKRFADEERIADS; this is encoded by the exons ATGCCTAAATTTCCCCCCTTTTCCACGAACAATTCAAAAATGTCTACGCTTCATCACCCGTTTTTCATCGCATTGTCGATGATCCTCGCGTTAACTCCAGCCATGGCTGGTGAAATGCTTTCTCCCGGCGATCCCCACTCCTCGCCGGCGAGATCTTTCTACGACGTTCTTAAGTCGAACGGCTTGCCGATGGGCATCTTCCCAAAGGGTATCTCTGATTTTTCTCTGGACCCCGATTCCGGCCGGTTCGAGCTACATTTGCTGCCTCCGTCACCCTGCGACGCCAAATTCGAGACGCGTGTTAGGTACACGTTCAACATTAGCGGCTTCGTCAATTACGGGAAGATCGCTAATTTGTCAGGGGTTGCAGCTCAGGAGCTGTTTTTATGGTTGCCTGTGAAGGGTATCCAGGTTGATGTTCCGAGCTCTGGTTTGATTTACTTTGACGTTGGGGTGGTATTTAAGCAATTTTCGCTGTCGTTTTTTGAGGAGCCTAAGGATTGTAATGCTGTTGAGGAGGGGGACGCACACGGAAATGATGTCTTTTTCTTTAATGATCATGGGAGGATTGCTGAG CATGAATCTGGGAATTCGTGGAGAAAACGTTTTGCAGATGAGGAGCGGATAGCTGATTCATAA
- the LOC140894697 gene encoding U1 snRNP-associated protein usp106 isoform X1 has translation MDALRKQLDVLMGANRNGDSKEVTRKYYDRDVCRLFLAGICPHELFQLTKMDKGPCPKIHSLPLRKEYEEAKAKGLDNYDKDLEDTIDRLIVECDRKISRALRRLDEEDAKAAIAISVTEVTQTPENIELSKQIKAKLKEADQFDLEGKTDMKIRALEEVEELRIKRADNQSMLLLDAFNKDRASLPQPPTNTAASLPAAVSDPRIQEMINEKLKKAEDLGEQGMVDEAQKALEEAEALKKLPARQEPVTDPSKYTAADVRITDQKLRVCDICGAFLSVYDSDRRLADHFGGKLHLGYMQIREKLAELQEERDKKQKAYEEERRSRDRRSKDRERESSRDLDRADSRDRGRDYDRRDRDRHQDRDRERERERERDRNASRSYDSRSRRRSRSRSKERSRDYDRSRRHDRY, from the exons atGGATGCGCTGAGGAAACAGCTGGACGTGCTGATGGGAGCGAATCGGAATGGCGACTCGAAAGAGGTGACGCGAAAATACTACGATCGAGATGTTTGCCGCCTCTTCCTCGCCGGAATCTGCCCTCACGAGCTTTTCCAGCTTACG AAAATGGACAAAGGACCATGCCCCAAGATACATTCTTTACCTCTGAGAAAAGA ATACGAGGAAGCTAAAGCAAAAGGTCTTGACAATTATGACAAGGACTTGGAGGATACCATAGACAGACTTATTGTTGAGTGCGATCGTAAAATTTCCAGGGCTTTGAGGAGACTTGATGAAGAGGATGCTAAAGCAGCTATTGCAATCTCTGTAACAGAGGTCACCCAG ACACCAGAGAATATTGAGTTGTCAAAGCAAATCAAAGCGAAACTAAAGGAGGCAGATCAATTTG ATCTTGAAGGCAAGACAGACATGAAGATTCGAGCTCTAGAAGAGGTTGAAGAATTAAGAATTAAAAGAGCGGACAACCAG TCGATGCTTCTTTTGGATGCATTCAACAAAGATCGTGCATCCCTTCCTCAGCCCCCCACGAACACTGCAGCTTCCTTGCCTGCAGCTGTCTCAGATCCCCGCATACAAGAAATGATTAATGAGAAGCTAAAGAAAGCTGAAGATCTTG GTGAACAAGGAATGGTAGATGAAGCACAGAAAGCTCTGGAAGAGGCTGAAGCACTCAAAAAG CTTCCAGCACGTCAGGAACCTGTGACAGATCCTTCAAAGTACACAGCTGCAGATGTGAGAATT ACTGATCAGAAGCTTCGTGTCTGTGACATTTGCGGAGCATTCTTGAGTGTTTATGACAG TGATCGCCGTTTAGCAGATCATTTTGGTGGAAAGCTTCACTTAGGTTACATGCAAATTCGGGAAAAGTTGGCAGAACTCCAG GAAGAGAGAGACAAGAAACAAAAAGCATATGAAGAAGAGAGAAG ATCCAGAGATCGGAGAAGCAAGGATCGTGAAAGAGAATCTAGCAGGGATCTTGATAGAGCTGATAGCCGTGATCGTGGAAGGGATTATGACCGCAGAGATCGTGATAGGCACCAAGATCGTGACCGTGAGCGCGAGCGCGAGCGTGAAAGGGATAGAAATGCTTCTCGCAGCTATGATTCCAGGAGTCGCCGAAGGTCTCGTTCTCGATCAAAAGAACGATCAAGGGATTATGACCGCAGCAG GCGTCATGACCGGTACTAG
- the LOC140894697 gene encoding uncharacterized protein isoform X2: protein MDALRKQLDVLMGANRNGDSKEVTRKYYDRDVCRLFLAGICPHELFQLTKMDKGPCPKIHSLPLRKEYEEAKAKGLDNYDKDLEDTIDRLIVECDRKISRALRRLDEEDAKAAIAISVTEVTQTPENIELSKQIKAKLKEADQFDLEGKTDMKIRALEEVEELRIKRADNQSMLLLDAFNKDRASLPQPPTNTAASLPAAVSDPRIQEMINEKLKKAEDLGEQGMVDEAQKALEEAEALKKLPARQEPVTDPSKYTAADVRITDQKLRVCDICGAFLSVYDRLMGPVLRG, encoded by the exons atGGATGCGCTGAGGAAACAGCTGGACGTGCTGATGGGAGCGAATCGGAATGGCGACTCGAAAGAGGTGACGCGAAAATACTACGATCGAGATGTTTGCCGCCTCTTCCTCGCCGGAATCTGCCCTCACGAGCTTTTCCAGCTTACG AAAATGGACAAAGGACCATGCCCCAAGATACATTCTTTACCTCTGAGAAAAGA ATACGAGGAAGCTAAAGCAAAAGGTCTTGACAATTATGACAAGGACTTGGAGGATACCATAGACAGACTTATTGTTGAGTGCGATCGTAAAATTTCCAGGGCTTTGAGGAGACTTGATGAAGAGGATGCTAAAGCAGCTATTGCAATCTCTGTAACAGAGGTCACCCAG ACACCAGAGAATATTGAGTTGTCAAAGCAAATCAAAGCGAAACTAAAGGAGGCAGATCAATTTG ATCTTGAAGGCAAGACAGACATGAAGATTCGAGCTCTAGAAGAGGTTGAAGAATTAAGAATTAAAAGAGCGGACAACCAG TCGATGCTTCTTTTGGATGCATTCAACAAAGATCGTGCATCCCTTCCTCAGCCCCCCACGAACACTGCAGCTTCCTTGCCTGCAGCTGTCTCAGATCCCCGCATACAAGAAATGATTAATGAGAAGCTAAAGAAAGCTGAAGATCTTG GTGAACAAGGAATGGTAGATGAAGCACAGAAAGCTCTGGAAGAGGCTGAAGCACTCAAAAAG CTTCCAGCACGTCAGGAACCTGTGACAGATCCTTCAAAGTACACAGCTGCAGATGTGAGAATT ACTGATCAGAAGCTTCGTGTCTGTGACATTTGCGGAGCATTCTTGAGTGTTTATGACAG GCTTATGGGCCCAGTTTTACGCGGATAA